In Camelina sativa cultivar DH55 unplaced genomic scaffold, Cs unpScaffold00848, whole genome shotgun sequence, a single window of DNA contains:
- the LOC104773961 gene encoding sec-independent protein translocase protein TATC, chloroplastic-like codes for MGSTSTTSSALVHHFRLTTRNLDSPTKRPHAVNFCSSWREAGLRYAVTQRRSKGLGRLSALDDSSDDSPTESTPGAGSAVEDRPPAVSFEQEDRASPVYEFLYPRKEELPDDKEMTIFDHLEELRERIFVSVLAVGAAILGCFAFSKDLIVFLEAPVKTQGVRFLQLAPGEFFFTTLKVSGYCGLLLGSPVILYEIIAFVLPGLTKAERRFLGPIVFGSSLLFYAGLAFSYWVLTPAALNFFVNYAEGVVESLWSIDQYFEFVLVLMFSTGLSFQVPVIQLLLGQVGVVSGDQMLSIWRYVVVGAVVAAAVVTPSTDPVTQMLLATPLLGLYLGGAWMVKLTGR; via the exons ATGGGCAGCACAAGCACCACCAGCTCTGCTCTAGTCCACCATTTCCGCCTCACCACTCGCAACTTGGATTCGCCTACAAAGCGTCCTCACGCTGTAAATTTCTGCAGTTCGTGGAGGGAAGCTGGACTCCGATACGCTGTGACGCAACGCCGGAGCAAAGGCTTAGGCCGCTTGTCAGCTCTGGATGATAGTTCTGACGATTCACCAACGGAGTCCACCCCCGGCGCTGGCTCTGCTGTAGAAGACAGACCACCAG CTGTGTCCTTTGAGCAAGAAGATAGAGCAAGTCCGGTCTATGAGTTTCTCTATCCCCGTAAAGAGGAGCTCCCTGATGACAAAGAAATGACTATATTCGATCATCTCGAGGAGCTCCGGGAGAGGATATTTGTCTCGGTTTTGGCTGTGGGAGCTGCAATCTTGGGATGCTTCGCCTTCTCCAAAGATCTTATTGTCTTTCTTGAAGCTCCCGTCAAAACTCAGGGTGTGCGGTTTCTGCAGCTTGCTCCAGGCGAATTTTTCTTCACAACTTTaaag GTCTCGGGTTATTGCGGGCTTCTACTAGGGAGCCCAGTGATCCTGTATGAGATTATAGCTTTCGTCCTTCCCGGCCTGACCAAGGCTGAGAGAAGGTTTCTGGGGCCAATTGTCTTTGGTTCCTCCTTGCTCTTCTATGCTGGACTTGCCTTCTCCTACTGGGTTTTAACCCCTGCAGCCTTGAATTTCTTTGTCAATTACGCTGAAGGTGTGGTTGAATCTCTGTGGTCTATCGACCAGTACTTCGAGTTTGTATTAGTGCTTATGTTCAGCACGGGCCTGTCTTTCCAG GTTCCAGTCATTCAGTTACTCCTGGGACAAGTAGGGGTGGTGTCAGGAGATCAAATGCTTTCAATTTGGAGATATGTGGTGGTAGGTGCGGTGGTTGCAGCAGCTGTAGTCACACCCTCGACAGACCCTGTCACTCAAATGCTCCTAGCTACACCGCTTCTAGGGCTCTACTTGGGTGGTGCATGGATGGTCAAGCTCACAGGTCGGTGA